Below is a genomic region from candidate division WOR-3 bacterium.
TTTAATTTTAACTTAAAAATGGTATATAATTAAAAAATGACCCCTGAAATTTTAAAGGAGAAAGAAATAAATAAAAGAAAAGTATATGTTTTTCATGGTGATATTACTGAACTTGAAGTTGATGCAATAGTAAATGCTGCGAATGAGTACTTGAAACATGGGGGAGGACTTGCAGGAGTTATTGTGAAAAAAGGTGGAAAAATTATACAGGAAGAAAGTAACAAAATTGGATATTGTCCTGTAGGAAGTGCTGTTGTAACAAGTGCAGGAAAACTGAAGGCTAAATATGTAATACATGCCGTTGGTCCAAAGTGGGGTGAGGGTGATGAGGAAAAAAAGTTAAAAAGTGCTGTTAGAAGCGCATTAAAACTTGGTGAAGATAAAAAAATAAAAAGTATTGCTTTTCCTGCTATTTCAACAGGTATTTTCGGTTTTCCAAAAGAAAAGGGAACTAAAATAATAGTTGAGGAAGTTAAGGATTTTCTCAT
It encodes:
- a CDS encoding macro domain-containing protein — its product is MTPEILKEKEINKRKVYVFHGDITELEVDAIVNAANEYLKHGGGLAGVIVKKGGKIIQEESNKIGYCPVGSAVVTSAGKLKAKYVIHAVGPKWGEGDEEKKLKSAVRSALKLGEDKKIKSIAFPAISTGIFGFPKEKGTKIIVEEVKDFLIRDVDSIKEVYLCDINLETCKYFEEFL